One window of Nostoc sp. C052 genomic DNA carries:
- the cysW gene encoding sulfate ABC transporter permease subunit CysW — MTLDKPSFHSSTSVSDTAKPKEQNSWIPIVLIGIAIAYLALVQYIPAINVFIQAFSKGVGPFLSNLTRPAFLHAAWLTLLLAVISLPLNTVFGLCAAWAIARHKFPGRAIVLSIIDLPFSISPVVAGLMIVLLYGRNGWFGPWLQAHDIKIVFAFPGMVLATAFVSMPFVAREVIPVLEEFGKDQEEAARTLGAKDWQIFLRVTLPSIRWGLLYGLILTNARAMGEFGAVSVVSGNIADQTQSLPLFVEDAYKQYETEAAFSAAVLLALLAVVTLVLKEILERKTRIKDVD; from the coding sequence ATGACACTAGATAAGCCAAGTTTTCATTCATCTACATCTGTATCAGATACAGCCAAGCCTAAAGAGCAGAATAGCTGGATACCAATAGTTTTAATTGGAATAGCGATCGCCTATTTAGCCCTAGTTCAATATATCCCGGCAATCAACGTATTTATCCAAGCCTTTAGTAAGGGTGTTGGGCCATTTCTGTCCAACTTGACGCGGCCAGCTTTTCTTCATGCAGCTTGGCTGACGCTATTGCTGGCTGTGATTTCTCTACCCTTAAATACAGTATTTGGTTTATGTGCAGCTTGGGCGATCGCTCGTCATAAATTTCCTGGACGCGCCATAGTTTTGAGCATTATTGACCTACCCTTCTCGATTTCGCCCGTAGTTGCAGGATTGATGATTGTGCTACTTTACGGACGCAATGGATGGTTTGGCCCTTGGCTCCAAGCCCATGATATCAAGATTGTCTTTGCCTTTCCAGGTATGGTATTGGCTACAGCCTTCGTGAGTATGCCCTTTGTGGCGCGGGAAGTGATTCCTGTTTTAGAAGAGTTTGGTAAGGATCAAGAAGAAGCTGCTAGAACTCTAGGTGCGAAAGATTGGCAGATATTTTTGCGCGTCACCCTACCTAGCATCCGTTGGGGCTTACTCTACGGTTTAATTTTGACCAATGCTAGAGCAATGGGTGAGTTCGGAGCAGTTTCAGTAGTATCTGGCAACATTGCTGACCAAACCCAAAGCCTACCACTATTTGTAGAAGACGCTTACAAACAATACGAAACTGAAGCTGCTTTCTCTGCGGCTGTACTATTAGCGTTGCTAGCAGTAGTAACCTTAGTGCTGAAGGAAATTCTGGAACGGAAAACCCGCATTAAAGACGTTGATTAG
- the cysT gene encoding sulfate ABC transporter permease subunit CysT, whose amino-acid sequence MTVSPSVEVERKTPFLKRLERVSWTWVITIVYLAVMLLIPIAAMFLKASTETPARFWAIATSDIALATYNVTFFTAIFAALLNGVFGTLIAWVLVRYDFPLKRLIDATVDLPFALPTSVAGLTLATVYSDNGWIGSLLAPLGIKVSFTRTGVAVAMIFISLPFIVRTVQPVLQEMEHEIEEASWCLGASQWQTFWKVILPPLFPTILTGVALGFSRAVGEYGSTVIISSNTPFQDLIAPVLIFQRLEQYDYSGATVIGIVLLSISLVLLLAINFLQAWARRYDTR is encoded by the coding sequence GTGACTGTATCTCCTTCTGTAGAAGTTGAACGCAAAACACCGTTTTTGAAGAGATTGGAGCGAGTTTCTTGGACTTGGGTAATCACCATTGTATACCTAGCAGTTATGTTGCTGATCCCCATAGCTGCTATGTTCCTGAAAGCAAGTACGGAAACTCCGGCAAGATTTTGGGCGATCGCCACCAGTGATATCGCATTAGCAACCTACAACGTAACTTTTTTTACAGCAATATTTGCTGCCTTACTCAATGGCGTATTTGGAACTCTGATTGCTTGGGTTCTAGTCCGCTACGACTTTCCCTTGAAGCGCTTGATTGACGCCACAGTAGATTTACCCTTTGCACTACCAACTTCGGTAGCTGGGCTAACCTTGGCAACAGTTTACAGCGATAACGGTTGGATTGGTTCGCTACTAGCACCACTAGGAATTAAGGTTTCCTTTACTCGCACGGGAGTAGCAGTAGCAATGATCTTTATCTCACTACCTTTTATCGTGAGAACTGTACAACCCGTACTTCAGGAAATGGAACATGAAATTGAAGAAGCCTCCTGGTGTCTAGGTGCTTCTCAATGGCAGACATTCTGGAAAGTGATTTTGCCACCTTTATTTCCCACAATTTTGACTGGTGTTGCCTTGGGTTTCTCCCGTGCAGTTGGAGAGTATGGTTCGACTGTAATTATCTCTTCCAATACGCCCTTCCAAGATTTAATCGCACCTGTACTGATTTTCCAACGATTAGAGCAGTATGACTATTCTGGTGCAACAGTAATTGGCATAGTTCTACTATCAATTTCGTTGGTACTACTATTGGCAATTAATTTCTTACAAGCATGGGCAAGGCGATATGACACTAGATAA
- a CDS encoding sulfate ABC transporter substrate-binding protein has translation MSLWQRSVKKLQAMVEHRTYRFRLNSLKGFVSLFLVGTVLSVALAACSGGGTGNTSSSETPNANATPVAANKDNVELTLVSFAVTKAAHEAIIPKFVEQWKKDHNQTVVFKQSYGGSGSQTRAVIDGLEADVVHLALAGDTSKIEKAGLIQPGWEKEVPNNGIVSKSVAALVTRPGNPKNIKTWQDLSKDGIKLITADPKTSGVARWNFLALWNSVIKTGGDDAKATEFVTKVYKNVPLLTKDAREATDAFFKQGQGDALINYENEIILAEQKGEKLTAIIPDVNISIDNPIAVVDKNVDKHGTREVAEGFVKYLYTPEAQQEFAKLGFRPVDETLTLSKEVADKFPKVKTLGTVADFGGWDGINKKFFADGAIFDQIQAKKK, from the coding sequence ATGAGTTTATGGCAACGCTCAGTGAAAAAATTACAAGCGATGGTTGAACATAGAACCTATCGCTTCAGACTAAATTCGCTCAAAGGCTTTGTATCACTCTTTTTGGTAGGTACTGTATTGAGTGTGGCCCTTGCTGCCTGCTCTGGAGGAGGAACTGGGAATACTTCTTCCTCTGAAACTCCTAATGCTAATGCTACCCCTGTGGCTGCAAACAAAGATAATGTTGAATTAACTCTAGTTTCCTTTGCTGTCACCAAAGCAGCTCACGAAGCAATTATTCCGAAGTTTGTAGAACAGTGGAAGAAAGATCATAATCAAACTGTTGTCTTCAAGCAAAGCTATGGCGGTTCTGGTTCCCAAACTCGCGCTGTGATTGATGGTTTAGAAGCAGATGTTGTTCACTTGGCTCTAGCTGGAGACACCTCAAAGATTGAGAAAGCTGGATTGATTCAACCAGGATGGGAGAAAGAAGTTCCCAACAATGGTATTGTCTCCAAATCGGTAGCAGCATTAGTCACCCGTCCAGGAAATCCTAAAAACATCAAGACCTGGCAAGATTTATCTAAAGACGGCATAAAACTAATTACCGCCGATCCGAAAACATCAGGGGTTGCTCGCTGGAATTTCTTAGCTCTTTGGAATTCAGTGATTAAAACTGGTGGAGATGATGCGAAAGCGACTGAGTTTGTTACCAAAGTGTACAAAAACGTACCATTGCTAACTAAAGATGCTCGTGAAGCTACTGATGCCTTTTTCAAGCAGGGTCAAGGTGATGCCCTGATTAACTATGAAAATGAGATTATCTTGGCAGAACAAAAGGGTGAAAAATTGACTGCGATTATCCCTGATGTCAATATCTCTATCGATAATCCCATCGCAGTGGTAGACAAAAATGTTGATAAGCATGGTACGCGTGAAGTTGCCGAAGGTTTTGTCAAATATCTATATACTCCAGAGGCTCAACAAGAGTTTGCAAAGTTGGGATTCCGACCAGTGGATGAGACTTTGACTCTAAGTAAGGAAGTTGCAGACAAATTTCCGAAGGTGAAAACTTTGGGTACAGTTGCAGACTTCGGCGGTTGGGATGGAATCAATAAGAAGTTCTTCGCAGATGGAGCTATTTTTGACCAGATTCAAGCCAAGAAAAAGTAA
- a CDS encoding sulfate ABC transporter substrate-binding protein yields the protein MTHLQFKKLQILGIVNQLFSQKKPGSTQTSALLLATGLSFSVFIPVYGAGTTSGSLSVNQKSQLISQGGKKVEITLVSYAVTKAAYERIIPQFVAKWKREKGQDVVVRESYGGSGSQTRAVIDGLDADIVALALALDTKKIEKAGLIQPGWEKEAPNNSIVTHSVVALETREGNPKNIKNWSDLSKPGVKVITANPKTSGGARWNFLALWGAIVKNGGSEAQALNYVTQVFRNVPVLPKDARESSDVFYKKGQGDVLLNYENEIILAAQQGKTSPSYVVPQVNISIDGPVAVVDKNVDKHRTREVSEAFVKFLFSSEAQREFAKVGFRPVNSAVTKEVQNKFPKISKLYNVQSLGGWDTIQKKFFEDGAIFDKIQSGQR from the coding sequence ATGACACATCTGCAATTCAAAAAGTTACAAATTTTAGGCATAGTCAACCAACTATTTTCCCAGAAAAAACCTGGCTCAACTCAAACTTCAGCGCTATTGTTAGCAACTGGCTTAAGTTTCAGCGTCTTTATTCCTGTTTATGGTGCGGGTACTACTTCTGGGAGTCTTTCTGTTAATCAAAAGTCTCAATTGATTAGTCAAGGCGGTAAAAAAGTTGAAATAACTCTGGTTTCTTACGCAGTCACCAAAGCTGCTTACGAGAGAATCATTCCGCAATTTGTCGCGAAATGGAAACGCGAAAAAGGTCAAGATGTAGTAGTTAGAGAAAGCTATGGTGGTTCTGGCTCTCAAACCCGTGCAGTCATTGACGGATTAGATGCGGATATTGTCGCTTTGGCGCTAGCTTTAGATACCAAAAAAATTGAAAAAGCCGGACTGATTCAACCAGGTTGGGAAAAGGAAGCTCCGAATAACTCAATTGTTACCCACTCCGTAGTTGCTCTCGAAACTCGTGAAGGTAATCCGAAAAACATTAAGAACTGGAGTGATTTAAGCAAACCAGGGGTGAAGGTGATTACAGCCAACCCCAAGACTTCAGGAGGTGCAAGGTGGAACTTCCTGGCTTTATGGGGCGCGATCGTCAAAAATGGTGGAAGTGAAGCCCAAGCGCTTAACTATGTTACCCAAGTCTTTCGGAATGTCCCTGTGTTACCTAAAGATGCGCGGGAATCCAGCGATGTATTTTACAAGAAAGGTCAAGGGGATGTTCTGCTTAACTACGAAAACGAGATTATCTTAGCAGCACAACAAGGAAAAACTTCACCTTCTTATGTGGTTCCCCAGGTGAACATTTCTATAGATGGGCCAGTAGCAGTTGTGGATAAAAATGTTGATAAGCACCGCACCAGAGAGGTTTCGGAAGCTTTTGTCAAGTTTCTTTTTAGTTCAGAAGCTCAACGTGAGTTTGCCAAAGTTGGTTTTCGACCTGTTAATTCTGCTGTAACAAAAGAAGTACAGAATAAATTTCCTAAGATTTCTAAGCTTTATAACGTTCAGAGTTTAGGAGGCTGGGATACGATTCAGAAGAAGTTTTTCGAGGACGGCGCAATCTTCGACAAAATACAAAGTGGGCAACGCTAA
- a CDS encoding sulfite exporter TauE/SafE family protein: MNAIQLLLLIAIFFLTSVISVITGSTSLITVPVMLQLSIEPRIALATNMLALTFMSVGGTLPFIGKKAIDRSRLPIMIALTLLGSIIGALLVLVVPSKSMPLVISILMIVVAVFSITNRKAGIVSRIGKPSPIEEIGGYVATFVLGVYGGFFSGGYVTMLTAAYVSLFRMTFVQAIANTKFINIFSSLIATIIFFTQGIVDYKLGIILSITMFIGGIVGSRVALRLSNLWLRRIFLTTVIALALKTLFDFAVYSPKI, from the coding sequence ATGAATGCTATCCAATTACTGCTCCTCATTGCAATTTTCTTTCTCACAAGTGTCATAAGTGTTATTACAGGAAGCACCTCTTTAATTACCGTTCCTGTAATGTTGCAATTGAGTATTGAACCGCGTATTGCTCTTGCCACTAATATGTTGGCATTAACCTTTATGAGTGTTGGCGGCACATTGCCTTTTATTGGTAAAAAAGCAATTGACCGCAGTCGCTTGCCAATCATGATTGCCCTAACGCTTTTAGGCTCAATTATTGGTGCATTACTTGTTTTAGTTGTACCTTCAAAATCGATGCCTCTAGTCATCTCGATTTTGATGATTGTGGTTGCCGTGTTTTCAATCACCAATCGGAAAGCTGGAATTGTTTCAAGAATAGGGAAACCATCACCAATAGAAGAAATTGGTGGATATGTGGCAACTTTTGTGCTTGGTGTTTATGGTGGTTTCTTTAGTGGTGGCTATGTCACTATGCTCACAGCAGCTTATGTCAGCCTATTTCGAATGACATTTGTACAGGCGATCGCAAACACAAAGTTTATCAATATTTTTTCTTCGCTGATTGCCACTATTATTTTCTTTACACAGGGAATAGTTGATTACAAACTAGGTATTATTCTGAGTATTACTATGTTCATTGGTGGAATTGTTGGATCGCGGGTTGCCCTCAGACTTAGCAACCTCTGGTTACGGCGTATATTTCTCACCACAGTAATTGCTCTTGCACTCAAGACGTTATTTGATTTTGCTGTATATTCACCAAAAATCTAA
- the recR gene encoding recombination mediator RecR, translating into MQRLPGVGPKSAQRLALHILKRPEAEVEALAQALIEAKKQIGLCSVCFHLSAEPVCEICRNANRDNNTICVVADPRDVIALEKTREYKGKYHVLGGVISPIDGIGPDQLNILALQRRVSQQKPQEVILAISPSVEGETTTLYIGQLLKPFTKVTRIAFGLPVGGDLEYADEVTLARALEGRRELE; encoded by the coding sequence TTGCAACGCCTACCGGGAGTTGGCCCCAAATCCGCTCAACGACTGGCTTTGCATATTTTGAAGCGACCAGAAGCAGAAGTAGAAGCTTTGGCACAAGCTTTAATTGAGGCAAAAAAACAGATCGGCTTGTGTTCTGTTTGTTTTCACTTATCTGCCGAACCTGTTTGTGAAATTTGCCGTAATGCCAACCGTGACAATAATACTATCTGTGTTGTAGCAGATCCTCGCGATGTGATTGCGTTGGAAAAAACCCGCGAATACAAAGGTAAGTACCACGTTTTAGGTGGGGTGATTTCGCCAATTGATGGAATTGGCCCAGATCAGTTGAATATACTAGCTTTACAGCGCCGGGTGAGTCAGCAAAAACCTCAAGAAGTAATTCTCGCAATTAGTCCGAGTGTAGAAGGTGAGACAACAACACTGTATATCGGTCAGCTACTTAAACCATTTACTAAGGTGACGCGAATTGCTTTTGGTTTGCCTGTCGGTGGCGATTTGGAGTATGCAGATGAAGTCACTTTGGCAAGGGCGTTGGAAGGACGCCGGGAATTAGAATGA
- the psbA gene encoding photosystem II q(b) protein, with protein sequence MTTTLQRRESANVWDRFCEWITSTNNRIYIGWFGVVMIPTLLAATACFVIAFIAAPPVDIDGIREPVAGSLIYGNNIISGAVVPSSNAIGLHFYPIWEAASLDEWLYNGGPYQLVIFHFLIGIFCYMGREWELSYRLGMRPWIAIAYSAPVAAASAVFLVYPIGQGSFSDGMPLGISGTFNFMIVFQAEHNILMHPFHQLGVAGVFGGSLFSAMHGSLVTSSLVRETTETESQNYGYKFGQEEETYNIVAAHGYFGRLIFQYASFNNSRSLHFFLAAWPVIGIWFTALGVSTMAFNLNGFNFNQSIIDSEGRVIATWADVINRANLGMEVMHERNAHNFPLDLAAGDVAPVALTAPAING encoded by the coding sequence ATGACAACAACCTTACAACGTCGCGAAAGCGCCAACGTATGGGATCGATTCTGCGAATGGATCACCAGCACCAATAACCGGATTTACATCGGTTGGTTCGGCGTAGTCATGATCCCCACCCTGCTAGCAGCAACCGCTTGCTTCGTAATCGCCTTCATCGCCGCACCTCCAGTAGACATCGATGGTATCCGCGAACCAGTAGCAGGTTCCTTAATTTACGGAAACAACATCATCTCTGGTGCAGTAGTACCTTCCTCCAACGCCATCGGCTTGCACTTCTACCCAATCTGGGAAGCAGCTTCTCTAGATGAGTGGTTGTACAACGGCGGTCCTTACCAATTGGTAATCTTCCACTTCCTGATCGGCATATTCTGCTACATGGGTCGTGAATGGGAACTATCCTACCGCTTAGGTATGCGTCCTTGGATTGCGATCGCATATTCTGCTCCAGTAGCAGCAGCAAGTGCAGTCTTCTTGGTATACCCCATCGGACAAGGTTCATTCTCTGATGGTATGCCCTTGGGTATTTCTGGAACCTTCAACTTCATGATCGTGTTCCAAGCAGAACACAACATCTTGATGCACCCCTTCCACCAACTCGGTGTAGCTGGTGTATTCGGCGGAAGTTTGTTCAGTGCAATGCACGGTTCTTTGGTAACTTCTTCCTTGGTTCGTGAAACAACCGAGACTGAATCACAAAACTACGGTTACAAATTCGGTCAAGAAGAAGAAACCTACAACATCGTTGCAGCCCACGGCTACTTCGGTCGTCTAATCTTCCAATACGCTTCATTCAACAACAGCCGTTCACTGCACTTCTTCCTCGCAGCATGGCCTGTAATCGGCATCTGGTTCACCGCCTTGGGTGTCAGCACAATGGCGTTCAACTTGAACGGTTTCAACTTCAACCAATCAATCATTGACTCTGAAGGTCGTGTGATTGCAACTTGGGCAGATGTAATCAACCGCGCTAACCTGGGTATGGAAGTAATGCACGAGCGTAACGCTCACAACTTCCCTCTAGATTTAGCTGCTGGTGATGTTGCTCCTGTTGCTCTTACCGCTCCTGCTATCAACGGTTAA
- a CDS encoding ATP-binding protein produces MPQESLNFPKADILVIDDTPENLNLLSAMLTEQGYKVRSVTKGSTGLRGANAVPPDLILLDVNMPEMNGYEVCEHLKANDRTREIPVIFISALGDVLDKVKAFAVGGVDYITKPFQLEEVLARIENHLTIWKLQKQLQAQNERLQQEIWDRAKAEEKFAKVFRSSPNPIAIATVAEARFIDVNPSFLKMSGYCLEEVIGDTAADLNLGKNTVAIAQTIQLLPETGSLYNLEFEFSTKSGELKTILISLELIDLAGVPCALLIANDITERKRLENEFISLVSHELRTPLTSTMGALDLLGSGQLGTLTEQGQKILSIATTNTERLIRLVNDILDLERMKSGKIFTRKTKYNAADLLIMATEAMQAMADKLQVRLIVNPVAVELWADPDRLLQTLTNLLSNAIKFSEPGDTVWISATLSESKGVESKENQPSSPNFLLITVQDEGRGIPEDKLQIIFERFQQVDASDSRNKGGTGLGLAICRDIVQQHDGKIWVQSILGKGSTFYVLLPLPVSQ; encoded by the coding sequence ATGCCTCAAGAGTCACTCAACTTTCCGAAAGCAGACATACTGGTGATTGATGACACGCCAGAAAATCTGAACCTCCTATCTGCCATGCTGACAGAACAGGGATATAAAGTTAGGAGTGTAACTAAAGGTTCTACGGGGTTACGGGGAGCAAATGCAGTTCCTCCCGACTTGATCTTGCTGGATGTGAATATGCCTGAGATGAATGGCTATGAAGTCTGCGAACACTTGAAGGCAAACGATCGCACCCGCGAAATTCCGGTAATTTTTATCAGCGCTTTGGGTGATGTGCTAGATAAGGTGAAAGCCTTTGCAGTTGGTGGAGTGGACTATATCACTAAGCCTTTTCAACTAGAAGAAGTTTTAGCACGAATTGAAAATCACTTGACGATTTGGAAGCTGCAAAAACAACTCCAAGCCCAAAATGAGCGGTTGCAGCAGGAAATTTGGGATCGTGCCAAAGCAGAAGAGAAGTTTGCTAAAGTTTTTCGCTCTAGTCCCAATCCAATCGCGATCGCTACTGTTGCAGAAGCTCGTTTTATTGATGTCAATCCCAGTTTCTTGAAGATGAGCGGCTACTGTCTAGAAGAAGTGATTGGTGATACTGCTGCTGACCTAAATTTGGGTAAAAACACAGTTGCAATTGCCCAAACAATTCAACTTTTGCCGGAAACTGGATCGCTGTACAATCTAGAATTTGAATTTTCTACTAAGTCTGGAGAACTCAAAACTATACTGATATCTCTGGAATTGATTGATTTAGCTGGTGTGCCGTGTGCTTTATTAATTGCCAATGATATCACCGAACGCAAACGCTTAGAAAACGAATTTATTTCTTTAGTCAGTCATGAATTGCGTACACCTTTAACTTCCACAATGGGAGCATTAGATTTATTGGGTTCAGGACAACTAGGAACTTTGACGGAACAGGGACAAAAAATCTTGAGCATTGCCACAACTAATACTGAACGCCTAATTCGTTTAGTAAACGATATTCTCGATTTAGAGCGGATGAAATCGGGCAAAATCTTCACGCGGAAGACAAAGTACAATGCCGCAGACTTGCTAATTATGGCAACGGAAGCAATGCAAGCAATGGCAGATAAATTACAAGTCAGACTGATTGTAAATCCTGTAGCCGTCGAACTTTGGGCAGACCCCGATCGCCTCCTACAAACTCTCACCAATTTACTGAGCAATGCGATTAAGTTTTCTGAACCAGGTGATACCGTGTGGATCAGTGCCACTCTCTCAGAATCCAAAGGCGTTGAGTCTAAAGAAAATCAGCCTTCATCACCCAACTTCCTGTTAATTACTGTCCAAGATGAAGGGCGAGGAATTCCTGAAGATAAATTGCAAATAATCTTCGAGCGCTTTCAGCAGGTGGATGCATCCGACTCCCGCAACAAAGGCGGAACAGGTTTAGGACTTGCTATTTGCCGAGATATTGTACAGCAACATGATGGTAAAATTTGGGTTCAAAGTATTTTAGGCAAAGGTAGTACCTTTTATGTGCTGTTACCTTTACCAGTTTCTCAATAA
- a CDS encoding response regulator, translating into MSRNILIVDDEEDVQAIAKLGLEMGAGWNVLTACSGREALNIAANSKLDVILLDMMMPDMDGRDTLQQLKANPVTRSIPVILLTAKVQESDRESFHGLDVAAVFAKPFRPLKLAAQISEALGWG; encoded by the coding sequence ATGAGCAGAAATATTTTGATTGTTGATGATGAAGAAGATGTGCAGGCGATCGCAAAATTGGGATTAGAAATGGGTGCTGGTTGGAATGTGTTGACTGCTTGTTCTGGTCGGGAAGCGTTGAATATAGCTGCCAACTCTAAACTTGATGTCATTTTACTAGATATGATGATGCCTGATATGGATGGGCGGGATACCCTGCAACAACTGAAGGCTAACCCCGTCACTAGGTCAATTCCAGTAATTTTACTAACTGCCAAAGTCCAAGAGTCCGATCGAGAAAGCTTTCATGGTTTAGATGTAGCTGCTGTCTTTGCTAAACCTTTCCGTCCCTTGAAGCTAGCAGCGCAAATCAGTGAAGCATTGGGCTGGGGCTGA